A stretch of Aedes aegypti strain LVP_AGWG chromosome 2, AaegL5.0 Primary Assembly, whole genome shotgun sequence DNA encodes these proteins:
- the LOC5578132 gene encoding endocuticle structural glycoprotein SgAbd-5 — protein sequence MKLLITFTLTLLACTLIAAQDDVQIVQFTNENNLDGGYNFAYEQSDGQKREEVGVLKPVEGAEAPAISITGSYEFTDPNGQRFRVDYTADERGYRPTVTKL from the exons ATTACCTTCACGTTGACTCTGCTAGCATGCACCCTCATTGCAGCACAGGATGACGTTCAAATTGTGCAGTTTACCAACGAAAACAACCTTGATGGAGGATACAATTTTGC TTACGAACAATCCGACGGCCAAAAACGTGAAGAAGTCGGTGTCCTGAAGCCGGTGGAGGGTGCCGAAGCACCGGCCATTTCCATCACGGGATCGTACGAATTCACGGATCCGAACGGACAGCGATTCCGAGTGGACTACACCGCCGATGAGCGCGGATATCGGCCAACGGTGACTAAGCTGTAA